One stretch of Akkermansia massiliensis DNA includes these proteins:
- a CDS encoding F0F1 ATP synthase subunit A has product MSRFFQFLWLAALAVPGMMGGSACAAEEGAEHGLEQAAPHLFSIPLPGGIELPVSNSMLMLFLAVLLIGVVVWFATRAMRILPSRFQNAVEYFFETLYNFVESLLGPRLTRKYFWYFGTIFTIILVSNYMGLLPGVGTITYNGVPLFRGANADMNVTMFLGIFYALMWLYWSIREQGLKGFFIHLFGPKGRLPGFMGFVLVLIFIFVGLVDVLSITIRPIALAARLYGNIYAGETIIDTMAHMFGPVLSALCVLPFLAIELLVGFIQALVFLLLTAIFLKLQVGDGDAHGHAAKDEGKEPSVPDSLPSGKAS; this is encoded by the coding sequence ATGAGCAGATTTTTCCAGTTCCTGTGGTTGGCGGCGTTGGCGGTGCCCGGCATGATGGGCGGTAGCGCGTGTGCGGCGGAGGAAGGAGCGGAGCACGGACTGGAGCAGGCCGCCCCCCACTTGTTCTCCATTCCGCTTCCAGGCGGCATTGAACTGCCGGTGTCCAACTCCATGCTGATGCTCTTTCTGGCGGTTCTGCTGATAGGGGTGGTCGTATGGTTCGCCACCCGCGCCATGCGCATTCTGCCGTCCCGGTTCCAGAATGCGGTGGAATATTTCTTTGAGACTCTGTACAACTTTGTGGAATCCCTGCTGGGGCCGCGACTGACGCGCAAGTACTTCTGGTACTTCGGAACCATCTTCACCATCATCCTGGTCAGCAACTACATGGGGCTTCTCCCCGGGGTAGGGACCATCACCTATAACGGAGTGCCGCTGTTCCGCGGGGCGAATGCGGACATGAACGTGACGATGTTCCTGGGCATCTTTTATGCGCTGATGTGGCTTTACTGGTCCATCCGGGAACAGGGCCTGAAAGGCTTCTTCATCCACTTGTTCGGGCCCAAGGGAAGACTGCCCGGCTTCATGGGATTCGTGCTGGTGCTCATCTTCATCTTCGTGGGGCTGGTGGACGTCCTGAGCATTACGATCCGTCCTATTGCGCTGGCGGCCCGTCTTTACGGCAACATTTACGCCGGGGAAACGATCATTGACACCATGGCTCACATGTTCGGACCCGTCCTCAGCGCCCTGTGCGTACTCCCGTTTCTGGCGATTGAGCTGCTGGTGGGCTTCATCCAGGCTCTGGTCTTCCTCCTCCTGACGGCGATTTTCCTCAAACTGCAAGTGGGGGACGGGGATGCCCACGGCCATGCCGCCAAGGATGAGGGAAAAGAACCATCCGTGCCGGACAGCCTGCCGTCCGGAAAGGCCTCATAA
- a CDS encoding h+transporting two-sector ATPase C subunit, translated as MIDPTAMTSLAELSGNVGFGLVTIGAGLGIGLIGAKAAEATGRNPGASSPIMVIAITLAALIEGVALISIFVK; from the coding sequence ATGATTGATCCTACCGCAATGACCTCCCTGGCCGAACTGTCCGGCAACGTGGGCTTCGGCCTCGTCACCATCGGCGCCGGCCTCGGCATCGGCCTCATCGGCGCGAAAGCCGCGGAAGCCACCGGGCGCAACCCGGGAGCCTCCTCCCCCATCATGGTGATTGCCATTACGCTGGCCGCCCTGATTGAAGGCGTGGCCCTCATCTCCATCTTTGTGAAATAA
- a CDS encoding ATP synthase F0 subunit B, which yields MLNLIADQSWNPFAPFGVTSWEPFVANLIAFILMVVILRYLAFKPIQNVLEKRRQRIEEGEEMREESERQLASVKEQTHEMLVEAGEKGQEKIDAAKAAASRLLEEQETVASQKAEEIVRKARQLAELEQQKEREALKEQFGQLVALAAAQVTGKMLTEEDQRRINREAIDSLDS from the coding sequence ATGCTGAATCTCATAGCCGACCAGTCCTGGAATCCCTTTGCGCCCTTCGGGGTGACAAGCTGGGAACCCTTTGTTGCCAACCTGATCGCCTTCATCCTGATGGTGGTGATCCTGCGCTACCTGGCGTTCAAGCCCATCCAGAACGTTCTGGAAAAAAGGCGCCAGCGCATTGAGGAGGGAGAGGAAATGCGTGAGGAAAGCGAGCGCCAGCTGGCTTCCGTGAAGGAACAGACGCATGAAATGCTGGTGGAAGCGGGCGAAAAGGGACAGGAAAAGATAGACGCCGCCAAGGCCGCCGCCTCCCGCCTGCTGGAGGAACAGGAAACCGTGGCCTCCCAAAAGGCGGAGGAAATAGTCAGAAAGGCCCGGCAGCTTGCGGAACTGGAACAGCAGAAGGAACGCGAAGCGCTGAAAGAACAATTCGGCCAGCTGGTGGCCCTGGCTGCCGCGCAGGTCACCGGAAAAATGCTGACGGAAGAAGACCAGCGGAGAATCAACCGGGAAGCGATCGACAGCCTGGATTCCTGA
- a CDS encoding F0F1 ATP synthase subunit delta, producing MKIGKDTLNAARRLFRLCMDGNTVAEDRVRLIARKIAERKPRNYVALLTAFSRMVEYAVKSRTATIQSAVPLTEEERSQIQAKLTAKYGDGLYYHWEVAPDLLGGIRIQVGDDVKDGSVRSRIDRLAEMARNLSN from the coding sequence ATGAAGATCGGAAAGGACACGCTCAATGCCGCCCGCAGGCTGTTCCGGCTCTGCATGGACGGGAATACCGTGGCGGAGGACCGCGTGCGCCTGATCGCCCGGAAAATTGCGGAACGCAAACCCCGTAACTATGTCGCTCTGCTGACGGCCTTTTCCCGCATGGTGGAATACGCCGTGAAAAGCCGTACGGCCACCATTCAAAGCGCCGTACCGCTGACAGAGGAGGAACGCTCCCAAATTCAAGCCAAGCTGACGGCCAAATATGGCGACGGCCTCTACTACCACTGGGAGGTGGCGCCGGACCTGCTGGGGGGCATCCGCATCCAGGTGGGGGACGACGTGAAAGACGGTTCCGTACGCTCCAGAATCGACCGTCTGGCCGAGATGGCCCGCAATCTTTCCAATTAA
- the atpA gene encoding F0F1 ATP synthase subunit alpha — MSNILQELEAEIKKATASVSQENVGVIRSVGDGVAKIEGLSGVMLNEMIEFPGGVMGLAMNLEEHEVGAVILGDDSNLKEGDLVKCSGRLLSVPVGRSLLGRVVNTLGEPIDGKGPIEAEAYYPVEKIASGIISRQSVTVPVQTGILPIDAMIPIGRGQRELIIGDRATGKTAIAMDTMIAQADQNRLAEEGKLADHQPLYNIYVAIGQKRANISRLVAKLEETGAMKYSIVVAASASDPAAMLYLAPYAGCAMGEYFMDKGEDALIVYDDLSKHAVAYRQISLILRRPSGREAYPGDVFYLHSRLLERAARINKEHGGGSLTALPIIETQAGDVSAYIPTNVISITDGQIFLETDLFYQGVRPAINVGISVSRVGSSAQTKIIKKLAGSIKLDLAQFTELQAFAQFGSDLDPSTKAKLARGQRIVELFKQNQYEPKSLGLEAADLYAMQKGYFDDVPVDRIKEYQNAWEATMKDQHPDLLESILREKDLTPEIDAGLKAAIESFKLSWN; from the coding sequence ATGAGCAACATACTTCAAGAACTCGAAGCAGAAATTAAAAAAGCCACGGCTTCCGTCAGCCAGGAAAACGTGGGCGTTATTCGTTCCGTGGGGGACGGCGTCGCCAAAATCGAAGGGCTGAGCGGCGTGATGCTCAATGAAATGATTGAGTTCCCCGGGGGCGTGATGGGCCTGGCGATGAACCTGGAAGAACATGAGGTGGGCGCCGTGATTCTGGGGGATGATTCCAATTTGAAGGAAGGGGACTTGGTCAAATGCTCCGGACGCCTTCTTTCCGTGCCCGTGGGGCGGTCCCTGCTGGGCCGCGTGGTGAACACGCTGGGAGAGCCGATTGACGGCAAGGGGCCGATTGAGGCGGAAGCGTATTATCCTGTGGAAAAAATCGCCTCCGGCATTATCTCCCGCCAGTCCGTCACTGTTCCCGTGCAGACGGGCATTCTGCCCATTGACGCCATGATTCCCATCGGCCGCGGCCAGCGCGAGCTTATCATTGGGGACCGCGCCACCGGGAAAACCGCCATTGCCATGGATACCATGATCGCCCAGGCGGACCAGAACCGCCTGGCGGAGGAAGGCAAGCTGGCGGACCACCAGCCCCTTTACAACATCTACGTGGCTATCGGCCAGAAGCGCGCCAACATCAGCCGCCTCGTGGCAAAGCTGGAAGAAACGGGCGCCATGAAATACTCCATCGTGGTGGCGGCCTCCGCCTCCGACCCTGCCGCCATGCTGTACCTGGCCCCGTATGCCGGCTGCGCGATGGGCGAATACTTCATGGACAAGGGGGAGGACGCCCTCATCGTCTACGACGACCTCTCCAAACATGCCGTGGCCTACCGCCAGATTTCCCTGATTCTGCGCCGCCCCTCCGGTCGCGAGGCGTATCCGGGGGACGTATTCTACCTGCACAGCCGTCTGCTGGAACGCGCCGCGCGCATCAACAAGGAACACGGCGGCGGTTCCCTGACGGCCCTCCCCATCATTGAAACGCAGGCCGGGGACGTTTCCGCCTACATCCCCACAAATGTCATTTCCATCACGGACGGCCAGATATTCCTGGAAACGGACCTGTTCTACCAGGGGGTGCGCCCCGCTATTAACGTGGGCATTTCCGTCTCCCGCGTGGGTTCCTCCGCCCAGACGAAAATCATCAAAAAACTGGCCGGCTCCATCAAGCTGGACCTGGCCCAATTCACGGAATTGCAGGCCTTCGCCCAATTCGGTTCCGACCTGGACCCCAGCACGAAGGCCAAGCTGGCCCGCGGCCAGCGCATCGTGGAACTCTTCAAGCAGAACCAGTATGAGCCCAAATCACTGGGGCTGGAGGCCGCGGACCTGTACGCCATGCAGAAGGGGTACTTTGACGATGTTCCGGTGGACAGGATCAAGGAATACCAGAACGCGTGGGAAGCCACCATGAAGGACCAGCATCCGGACCTGTTGGAAAGCATCCTGAGGGAAAAGGATCTGACGCCGGAAATAGACGCGGGGCTTAAAGCCGCCATTGAATCCTTCAAGCTCAGTTGGAACTAA
- the atpG gene encoding ATP synthase F1 subunit gamma, which yields MGNLRDIRRRIKSVKNTSQITRAMQMVASAKMRRAQDQAVKGRPYVRALAEVLYHLQDEIDTSNSPLMQTHGGADLVLLVNTDRGLCGGLNANLIKMTREHAPENAHYITIGRKLNAALAKWNERLEATWSLTDPLSLLELKPVFDFIVQKFKAEEYGRVFVAFSGFVNTMVQKPIFRQLLPIEPEPLMKMAKAGGAALDGENAHKQFLLEPSPSALLDTILPLYVFHGLVQIVLEARASEHSARMVAMKGATENAKNIIDGLTLDYNKARQTQITNELLEITTAMRAME from the coding sequence ATGGGCAACCTGAGAGACATCAGACGCCGGATCAAATCCGTCAAAAACACGTCCCAGATCACCAGGGCGATGCAGATGGTGGCCTCCGCCAAGATGCGCCGCGCCCAGGACCAAGCCGTGAAGGGGCGCCCCTATGTCCGCGCCCTGGCGGAAGTGCTCTACCATCTCCAGGATGAAATAGACACCAGCAACAGCCCCCTGATGCAGACCCACGGCGGCGCGGACCTGGTGCTGCTGGTGAACACGGACCGCGGCCTCTGCGGCGGCCTGAATGCCAACCTCATCAAAATGACCCGGGAGCACGCTCCGGAAAACGCCCACTACATCACCATCGGCCGCAAGCTGAACGCCGCGCTGGCCAAATGGAATGAACGGCTGGAAGCCACCTGGAGCCTGACGGACCCGCTCTCCCTGCTGGAACTGAAGCCGGTGTTCGACTTCATTGTGCAGAAATTCAAGGCGGAGGAATACGGGCGCGTCTTCGTAGCCTTCTCCGGCTTTGTGAACACAATGGTCCAGAAGCCTATCTTCCGCCAGCTTCTCCCCATTGAACCGGAACCGTTGATGAAGATGGCGAAGGCCGGAGGCGCGGCCCTGGACGGGGAAAATGCCCACAAGCAATTCCTGCTGGAACCCAGCCCCTCCGCCCTGCTGGATACCATCCTGCCCCTTTACGTCTTCCACGGCCTGGTCCAGATCGTGCTGGAAGCCCGCGCATCCGAGCACTCCGCCCGCATGGTGGCCATGAAGGGCGCCACGGAAAACGCCAAGAACATCATCGACGGCCTCACCCTGGACTACAACAAGGCCCGCCAGACGCAGATCACCAATGAACTGCTGGAAATCACCACGGCCATGCGCGCCATGGAATAA
- the atpD gene encoding F0F1 ATP synthase subunit beta: MNNTGTLVQIIGAVVDADFSQAETLPALLNALEVDYEVNGKRKTLVLEVQQHIGDGWVRAVAMSSTDGLRRGMPVRDTGHPIEVPVGQCVLGRIFNVLGDAVDERGALDCAGKKSIHRSAPPLEEQSTSTEVLETGIKVIDLICPFLKGGKIGAFGGAGVGKTVLIMELINNIAKARSGLSVFAGVGERTREGNDLYNEMIESGVINLEKPEESKVALVYGQMNEPPGARLRVALSALTMAEYFRDEEHKDVLLFIDNIFRFSQAGSEVSALLGRTPSAVGYQPNLAEEMADLQERITSTKHGSITSMQAVYVPADDLTDPAPATTFAHLDSTVVLERSLAAQGLFPAVEPLSSTSKALAPEIVGNEHYEVARGVQMVLQRYKDLQDMIAILGMDELSEEDKLIVSRARKIQRFLTQPFHVAEVFSSIPGAYVPVSETVRGFKEILEGKLDMVPEDAFFMRGGIDDVLKDAKDAE; encoded by the coding sequence ATGAATAACACAGGCACTCTCGTTCAGATCATCGGCGCCGTGGTCGATGCGGATTTTTCCCAGGCTGAAACGCTTCCGGCCCTGCTCAATGCGCTGGAAGTGGACTATGAAGTTAACGGAAAGCGCAAGACCCTGGTGCTGGAAGTCCAGCAGCACATCGGTGACGGCTGGGTGCGCGCCGTGGCCATGAGCTCCACGGATGGCCTGCGCCGCGGCATGCCCGTGCGGGATACGGGGCACCCCATTGAAGTGCCGGTGGGGCAGTGCGTGCTGGGCCGCATCTTCAATGTGCTGGGTGACGCCGTGGACGAACGCGGCGCCCTTGACTGCGCCGGAAAAAAGAGCATTCACCGCAGCGCCCCTCCGCTGGAGGAACAATCCACCAGCACGGAAGTGCTTGAGACGGGCATCAAGGTGATCGACCTCATCTGCCCCTTCCTGAAAGGCGGCAAAATCGGCGCCTTCGGCGGCGCGGGGGTGGGCAAGACCGTGCTCATCATGGAACTCATCAACAACATTGCCAAGGCGCGCAGCGGCCTCTCCGTCTTTGCCGGGGTGGGGGAACGCACCCGTGAAGGGAACGACCTGTACAATGAAATGATAGAATCCGGCGTGATTAACCTGGAAAAGCCGGAGGAATCCAAGGTGGCGCTGGTATACGGCCAGATGAACGAGCCTCCCGGCGCCCGTCTGCGCGTGGCTTTGTCCGCCCTGACCATGGCGGAATACTTCCGCGATGAGGAGCACAAGGACGTTCTTCTCTTCATTGACAACATTTTCCGTTTCTCCCAGGCGGGGTCGGAAGTGTCCGCCCTGCTGGGCCGCACGCCGTCCGCCGTGGGCTACCAGCCGAACCTGGCGGAGGAAATGGCGGACCTTCAGGAACGCATCACCTCCACCAAGCACGGTTCCATCACCTCCATGCAGGCCGTTTACGTTCCTGCGGACGACCTGACGGACCCGGCCCCGGCCACTACCTTCGCCCACCTGGACTCCACGGTGGTGCTGGAACGTTCCCTGGCCGCCCAGGGCCTGTTCCCCGCGGTGGAGCCGCTGTCCTCCACCTCCAAGGCCCTGGCCCCGGAAATCGTGGGGAATGAGCACTATGAGGTGGCGCGCGGCGTGCAGATGGTGCTGCAGCGCTACAAAGACCTTCAGGACATGATCGCCATTCTGGGCATGGACGAGCTTTCGGAAGAAGACAAGCTCATCGTGAGCCGCGCCCGCAAGATCCAGCGCTTCCTGACGCAGCCTTTCCACGTGGCGGAAGTCTTCTCCAGCATTCCCGGCGCTTACGTGCCCGTCTCGGAAACCGTCCGTGGTTTCAAGGAAATCCTGGAAGGCAAGCTGGACATGGTTCCGGAAGACGCCTTCTTCATGCGCGGCGGCATAGATGACGTCCTCAAGGATGCAAAGGACGCCGAATAA
- the atpC gene encoding ATP synthase F1 subunit epsilon, with amino-acid sequence MSMEFKVITPDEVAVAATVEYVYLPGSLGEMGVLEHHTALITSLEPGELRYKPLDGPEESMVVGTGFVQVNDDHVLMVTDLALNSSQIDEGSVERAIQEAQEVLKARSEMSREEQARFEANLTKQIMMLNFKRKHKSPGR; translated from the coding sequence ATGAGCATGGAGTTCAAAGTCATTACCCCGGATGAAGTGGCCGTTGCCGCCACGGTGGAATACGTGTATCTGCCCGGCAGCCTCGGGGAGATGGGCGTGCTGGAACACCATACGGCCCTGATCACCTCCTTGGAACCGGGGGAACTCCGCTACAAGCCCCTGGATGGCCCGGAGGAAAGCATGGTAGTGGGAACCGGCTTTGTCCAGGTCAATGACGACCACGTCCTGATGGTGACGGACTTGGCCCTCAACTCCTCCCAGATTGATGAAGGCAGCGTGGAACGGGCCATTCAGGAAGCGCAGGAAGTGCTGAAGGCCCGCTCGGAAATGTCCCGCGAGGAACAGGCCCGGTTTGAGGCGAACCTGACCAAGCAGATCATGATGCTCAACTTCAAGCGCAAACACAAATCCCCGGGCAGATGA
- a CDS encoding DUF5069 domain-containing protein, which yields MMAEDWNDTFYDLFREAVGRYHEGHRNVDGFFTDQEIIFLSSIGCRTRELFDFVELYARTGEPSPTTVLLMAAARRDFFLTIQHGQFYQGKPVIGYDLPGFGDELSGLPYLPRLIAKARAKLAGSMGDDIIYCCENDRRFFREHGNIHPADFLRVVWAAGDSDPKVYDYVRQCTLSSTAKPVDGE from the coding sequence ATGATGGCGGAAGACTGGAACGACACGTTTTACGACCTTTTCCGCGAGGCGGTGGGGCGTTACCATGAAGGTCACAGGAATGTGGACGGCTTCTTTACGGACCAGGAAATCATCTTCCTGTCCTCCATCGGCTGCCGCACGCGGGAACTGTTTGACTTTGTGGAACTCTATGCCCGCACGGGAGAACCTTCCCCCACCACGGTACTATTGATGGCCGCGGCGCGCAGGGACTTCTTCCTGACCATCCAGCACGGGCAGTTTTACCAGGGCAAGCCCGTCATCGGGTATGACCTGCCGGGCTTCGGGGATGAACTCAGCGGCCTTCCCTACCTTCCGCGCCTGATTGCCAAGGCGCGGGCCAAGCTGGCCGGCTCCATGGGGGATGACATCATCTACTGCTGTGAGAACGACCGCCGCTTCTTCCGGGAACACGGCAACATCCATCCCGCTGACTTCCTGCGAGTGGTCTGGGCCGCGGGAGACAGTGACCCCAAGGTGTACGATTACGTGCGCCAGTGCACGCTGAGTTCCACGGCCAAACCGGTCGATGGTGAATGA
- a CDS encoding RHS repeat domain-containing protein: MHDALKNVTSIFDDYQTRRARYEYAPFGRLIVAERNMAQESRFRFSCEYMDDELGLVYYNYRHLNPTDGRWINRDPIQEQGGWNLYAFIRNRINIEVDLLGKIPPYNGGASGIVEVPIFPPAPTPPAPTPPAPTPPQEGCSIQICCRPVAVFSRAHCVIRFVSSSGPSRGCRGGPTGRGKSSGAGGSSGSSGSGNGNGQSSHCKGCCGSWGNVIGGCGSISNGTDPLSVGITEDLNDAESNPDRCETVAIVSERMCSIAYSCIQKEMEKINQECYIYKPLGNNSNTTWKTAYRNCIGGDYDPPESQPGNDEFDENEKCKK, translated from the coding sequence ATGCACGATGCATTGAAAAATGTCACTTCTATCTTTGATGATTACCAAACGCGAAGAGCTCGCTATGAGTATGCACCCTTTGGCAGACTTATTGTGGCAGAGAGAAACATGGCTCAGGAAAGTAGGTTCCGCTTTTCTTGCGAGTACATGGATGACGAACTGGGACTCGTTTACTACAATTACCGCCACCTCAATCCCACAGACGGAAGATGGATCAACAGGGATCCCATTCAGGAACAAGGAGGTTGGAATTTGTATGCATTTATTAGGAATAGAATTAACATAGAAGTGGATTTATTAGGTAAAATACCCCCCTACAATGGAGGTGCTTCTGGAATCGTTGAAGTTCCTATTTTTCCTCCTGCACCAACACCTCCTGCACCAACACCTCCTGCACCAACACCTCCGCAAGAAGGATGTTCAATCCAAATTTGTTGCAGGCCTGTAGCGGTCTTTAGCAGAGCCCATTGCGTGATCAGGTTTGTCTCTTCGTCAGGCCCCTCCAGAGGATGTAGAGGAGGTCCTACAGGAAGAGGAAAAAGTAGCGGTGCTGGTGGTAGTAGCGGTAGTAGCGGTAGTGGTAACGGAAATGGACAAAGCTCTCATTGTAAGGGATGTTGTGGCTCATGGGGGAATGTCATTGGAGGATGTGGTTCGATTTCAAATGGAACGGATCCTCTCAGCGTAGGTATCACTGAAGATCTTAATGATGCCGAAAGCAATCCTGATCGTTGTGAGACTGTAGCTATCGTGAGTGAAAGAATGTGTTCAATAGCCTATAGTTGTATCCAAAAAGAAATGGAAAAAATAAATCAAGAATGTTATATCTATAAGCCTTTAGGCAATAACAGCAATACAACATGGAAAACTGCTTATAGGAATTGTATTGGCGGTGATTATGATCCTCCAGAATCTCAACCAGGAAATGATGAATTCGACGAAAATGAAAAATGTAAGAAATAA
- a CDS encoding SprT-like domain-containing protein, which produces MPPAGKKHLPLRPLCPRQSGSPHEIRDTILHEIAHALAWTRHGERTHGPRWKQICREIGAVPCAAAKPDAIRVTTYKYLLRLKTTGEVVGKYHRRPAFAKHLKRMALKGRPDTLGQLELAPYEKE; this is translated from the coding sequence ATGCCGCCTGCTGGAAAAAAGCATCTCCCTCTCCGTCCACTTTGTCCGCGCCAATCTGGAAGCCCCCATGAAATCCGTGACACCATCCTGCATGAGATAGCCCACGCCCTGGCCTGGACACGCCACGGAGAACGCACCCACGGCCCGCGGTGGAAACAAATCTGCCGGGAAATAGGGGCCGTTCCCTGCGCCGCCGCCAAACCGGACGCCATCCGCGTCACCACATACAAGTACCTTCTGCGCCTGAAAACGACGGGAGAGGTTGTGGGAAAGTACCACCGCCGCCCCGCCTTCGCCAAACACCTCAAGCGCATGGCCCTGAAAGGGCGCCCCGACACGTTGGGCCAGTTGGAGCTGGCGCCTTATGAAAAAGAATGA
- a CDS encoding RHS repeat domain-containing protein, with translation MTGDQLRERGSYSYRYDNIGNRKTARELEEEVSYNADRLNQYTDITRNTEPFIPTYDADGNQTRIKTSIGIWKVSYDANDRPVIFTSKDGRTVLTCGYDYQGRRFSKKVTVNGLTASYCWFLYRGYLQVAQLDLMRPSYRLAKTYLWDPTEPMASRILMMTSWKDNGTGIKEHFCFMHDALKNVTSIFDCKQTRRARYEYAPLGALITAQGDRAQENKFRFSCEFMDDELDLIYYNYRYLNPTDGRWINRDPIDEQGGANLYAFSGNAVINKLDLLGLKPALMDDYDNATKFLKKEVSKHILAALSKIIKKANFKMLSGRQTVEHGGALFRKKTANSYSYKVSNHEAESKTYHHQPEVAPKNYCEVAIWHSHNIVFKHDGINEKTGFVLGGRLEGVFGPGSLSPEDERTGYGFVWANGHRVPKMDNPESVPAYVIQSTPKPARKALRLKTLDQDIKTQFSEEDFTAILVARQIDDPQSNKEANIVILDEHGKPLLPKPRPPKSGKTRH, from the coding sequence TTGACTGGAGATCAACTCAGGGAGAGAGGCAGCTACAGCTACCGGTACGACAACATCGGCAACCGCAAGACTGCACGGGAACTGGAGGAAGAAGTATCCTACAATGCCGACCGGCTTAACCAGTACACGGACATTACCAGAAATACGGAACCATTCATTCCCACTTACGATGCAGACGGCAATCAGACCAGAATCAAGACTTCTATCGGCATTTGGAAAGTGAGCTATGATGCCAATGACCGCCCTGTAATTTTTACCAGCAAAGACGGACGGACTGTCCTTACCTGCGGCTACGACTACCAGGGAAGACGCTTCAGCAAGAAGGTCACCGTCAACGGATTAACAGCCAGCTATTGCTGGTTCCTCTACCGGGGCTATTTGCAGGTGGCCCAACTGGATTTGATGCGCCCTTCTTACAGACTTGCGAAAACCTATCTGTGGGATCCGACGGAACCGATGGCCTCGCGTATCTTGATGATGACCAGCTGGAAGGATAATGGTACGGGAATAAAGGAACATTTTTGCTTCATGCACGATGCTCTGAAGAACGTCACTTCCATCTTTGACTGTAAGCAGACGCGAAGGGCGCGCTATGAGTATGCCCCCCTTGGAGCCCTAATCACGGCGCAGGGCGACAGGGCTCAGGAAAACAAGTTCAGGTTTTCCTGCGAGTTCATGGACGACGAGCTTGACCTGATCTACTACAATTACCGCTACCTGAATCCTACAGACGGCAGATGGATTAACAGGGATCCTATTGATGAACAGGGGGGAGCAAATTTATATGCATTTTCAGGAAATGCTGTGATAAATAAATTAGACTTATTAGGATTAAAGCCTGCTTTGATGGATGATTATGATAATGCAACAAAATTCTTGAAAAAAGAAGTATCTAAGCATATTTTAGCTGCACTAAGTAAAATTATTAAAAAAGCTAATTTTAAGATGTTAAGTGGCAGGCAAACTGTCGAGCATGGAGGGGCTTTATTTAGAAAAAAAACAGCTAATTCCTATTCATATAAAGTAAGTAATCACGAAGCAGAGAGTAAAACATATCACCACCAACCAGAAGTAGCTCCAAAAAATTATTGTGAAGTAGCAATTTGGCATTCTCACAATATCGTATTCAAACACGATGGTATAAATGAAAAAACAGGGTTCGTTCTAGGCGGAAGGTTGGAAGGCGTATTTGGACCTGGTTCCCTTTCTCCAGAAGATGAACGTACTGGATATGGATTTGTATGGGCTAATGGACATAGAGTTCCTAAAATGGACAATCCTGAAAGTGTCCCTGCATATGTTATCCAAAGTACTCCGAAACCAGCTCGCAAAGCTCTCAGACTAAAAACGTTGGATCAAGATATAAAAACACAATTCTCAGAAGAAGATTTCACAGCTATCTTGGTAGCGCGACAGATCGATGACCCTCAATCAAATAAAGAAGCAAATATTGTTATTTTAGATGAACACGGAAAACCTTTACTACCGAAGCCACGTCCTCCGAAATCTGGGAAGACTAGGCACTAA
- a CDS encoding SprT-like domain-containing protein → MMTFSVFPSPRSVLCSPRSMTIGNLQSGNRDSFRDIEIYARLKMDELGLPDWKFGWDRARRRLGVCRLLEKSISLSVHFVRANLEAPHEIRDTILHEIAHALAWTRHGERTHGPRWKQICREIGAVPCAAAKPDAIRVTTYKYLLRLKTTGEVVGKYHRRPAFAKHLKRMALKGRPDTLGQLELIPSEKQDTSLS, encoded by the coding sequence ATGATGACCTTCTCCGTATTTCCTTCCCCGCGTTCCGTGCTATGCTCTCCCCGCAGCATGACCATCGGGAACCTCCAATCCGGCAACCGCGACAGCTTCCGGGACATTGAAATCTACGCCCGGCTGAAAATGGATGAACTGGGCCTCCCGGACTGGAAATTCGGCTGGGACCGCGCCCGCAGGAGGCTGGGCGTATGCCGCCTGCTGGAAAAAAGCATCTCCCTCTCCGTCCACTTTGTCCGCGCCAATCTGGAAGCCCCCCATGAAATCCGTGACACCATCCTGCATGAAATAGCCCACGCCCTGGCCTGGACACGCCACGGAGAACGCACCCACGGCCCGCGGTGGAAACAAATCTGCCGGGAAATAGGGGCCGTCCCCTGCGCTGCCGCCAAACCGGACGCCATCCGCGTCACCACATACAAGTACCTTCTGCGCCTGAAAACGACGGGCGAAGTCGTCGGCAAATACCACCGCCGCCCCGCCTTTGCCAAACATCTCAAGCGCATGGCCCTGAAAGGGCGCCCCGACACCCTGGGGCAACTGGAATTGATTCCCAGCGAAAAACAGGATACGTCATTATCATAA